Proteins from a single region of Streptomyces sp. HUAS 15-9:
- a CDS encoding LLM class F420-dependent oxidoreductase, which yields MATRLGLSLPQNRQYALGKDVPDVARTAERIGYDSLWVYERALFPEPATQGLYGIEGMPWPDSYRGVAEPLVTLTLAAAATERVQLGSSVLVAPLHQPFQLAKSLATLDAASGGRVLAGFGTGWSLDEYAAAGIRPIAERGKVLDEIIEVCRAVWGPDPVRYDGRLTKIESAVVGPKPARPIPILLAASNKRALTRLVDHADGWLPVGMGVEQIAAQWAQLQDLAAERGRKEPIRTVLRVNAAYSAKPYDGPDRRPFQGNADQIVEDLVAHAAIGLEEILVDLQDSARDAQELKEVASEVYEKARAAGM from the coding sequence ATGGCGACCAGGCTCGGACTCAGCCTTCCGCAGAATCGGCAGTACGCCCTCGGCAAGGACGTGCCCGACGTGGCACGCACCGCCGAGCGGATCGGATACGACAGTCTGTGGGTGTACGAGCGGGCCCTGTTCCCGGAGCCCGCGACCCAGGGCCTCTACGGCATCGAGGGCATGCCCTGGCCGGACTCCTACCGCGGTGTGGCCGAGCCGCTGGTCACGCTGACACTCGCGGCCGCGGCGACCGAGCGGGTCCAGCTGGGTTCGAGCGTGCTGGTCGCGCCCCTGCACCAGCCGTTCCAGCTGGCCAAGTCCCTGGCCACGCTGGACGCGGCGAGCGGCGGCCGGGTGCTCGCCGGTTTCGGCACGGGCTGGTCGCTGGACGAGTACGCGGCCGCCGGCATCCGGCCGATCGCGGAGCGCGGCAAGGTCCTCGACGAGATCATCGAGGTCTGCCGCGCGGTGTGGGGCCCCGACCCGGTGCGCTACGACGGCCGCCTCACCAAGATCGAGTCGGCTGTGGTCGGGCCCAAGCCCGCCCGGCCGATCCCCATCCTGCTGGCCGCGAGCAACAAGCGGGCGCTGACCCGGCTCGTCGACCACGCCGACGGCTGGCTGCCGGTGGGCATGGGCGTCGAGCAGATCGCCGCCCAGTGGGCCCAGTTGCAGGACCTGGCGGCCGAGCGCGGGCGCAAGGAGCCGATCCGCACGGTCCTGCGGGTCAACGCCGCCTACTCGGCCAAGCCCTACGACGGCCCCGACCGCCGGCCCTTCCAGGGCAACGCGGACCAGATCGTGGAGGACCTGGTCGCGCACGCGGCGATCGGCCTGGAGGAGATCCTCGTCGACCTCCAGGACTCCGCGCGGGACGCTCAGGAGCTCAAGGAGGTCGCCTCGGAGGTCTACGAGAAGGCCCGCGCGGCCGGGATGTAG
- a CDS encoding MFS transporter, giving the protein MSDVVYDQHEVRRARYAVAAVFAVHGAVTGSFATRVPWIQDHASLGAGQLGFALAFTAFGASCSMPLAGRISHRFGSRTALRGLIALWTLSLVLPSLAPNLYTLCLAMFVYGASAGMADVAMNALGVEVERLLDRSIMSGLHGMWSAGALIGSAAGTLAAHLGSDARLHFALAAATLTALGILAAGRVLDLQPAEDEEPPPRFALPPGSALLIGAVGFCAVFAEGASLDWSAVFLRDRLDSSAGLAAVATTGFMLTMAVARIAGDAVVNRFGAVRTVRAGGVLTVVGGLLIVVAGHPAVAMGGFALMGLGIAVVVPLCFAAAGHSGPNPSQAIAGVATITYTSGLIAPSLIGGVAQATSLVVSFVLVTALACGLVVFAGVLRVGGRDGRTEVSPRAAAVPDPRP; this is encoded by the coding sequence ATGAGTGACGTGGTCTACGACCAGCATGAGGTGAGGCGCGCCCGGTACGCCGTGGCGGCCGTGTTCGCCGTGCACGGCGCCGTCACCGGCTCGTTCGCGACCCGCGTGCCGTGGATCCAGGACCACGCCTCGCTCGGGGCGGGGCAGCTCGGGTTCGCGCTGGCCTTCACGGCGTTCGGCGCCTCGTGCTCGATGCCGTTGGCGGGCCGGATCAGCCATCGCTTCGGCAGCCGGACGGCCCTGCGCGGGCTGATCGCCCTGTGGACGCTGTCCCTGGTCCTTCCGTCGCTGGCACCGAACCTGTACACGCTGTGCCTCGCGATGTTCGTCTACGGGGCGAGCGCGGGCATGGCCGACGTGGCCATGAACGCGCTGGGCGTCGAGGTGGAGCGGCTGCTCGACAGGTCGATCATGTCCGGGCTGCACGGCATGTGGAGCGCGGGCGCACTCATCGGCTCCGCGGCCGGCACCCTCGCCGCCCATCTGGGCTCCGACGCACGCCTGCACTTCGCCCTGGCGGCGGCCACGCTCACGGCGCTCGGCATCCTGGCCGCGGGCCGGGTCCTGGACCTCCAGCCCGCCGAGGACGAGGAGCCGCCGCCGAGGTTCGCGCTGCCGCCCGGGTCGGCGCTGCTGATCGGCGCGGTCGGCTTCTGCGCGGTGTTCGCGGAGGGGGCCAGCCTGGACTGGTCGGCGGTATTCCTGCGGGACCGGCTGGACAGCTCGGCCGGTCTGGCGGCGGTGGCGACGACCGGATTCATGCTGACCATGGCGGTGGCCCGGATCGCCGGGGACGCGGTGGTGAACCGCTTCGGCGCGGTCCGCACCGTCCGTGCCGGCGGCGTTCTCACCGTCGTCGGCGGGCTGCTGATCGTCGTCGCGGGCCATCCCGCCGTGGCGATGGGCGGGTTCGCGCTGATGGGCCTCGGGATCGCGGTCGTCGTACCGCTGTGCTTCGCGGCGGCCGGACACAGCGGCCCGAACCCCAGTCAGGCCATAGCGGGCGTGGCGACCATCACCTACACCTCGGGCCTGATCGCGCCCAGCCTGATCGGCGGGGTGGCGCAGGCGACGAGCCTGGTGGTGTCGTTCGTCCTGGTCACCGCGCTGGCCTGCGGACTCGTGGTCTTCGCGGGCGTGCTGCGGGTCGGCGGGCGCGACGGCAGGACCGAGGTCAGTCCGCGGGCCGCAGCAGTTCCCGACCCGCGGCCCTGA
- a CDS encoding flavin monoamine oxidase family protein yields the protein MTSMVPNAVQHADEQQPPITMFGPDFPYAYDDFLAHPAGLGQLPATEHGTEVAVIGGGLSGIVAAYELMKMGLKPVVYEADQLGGRLRTVGFEGCDESLNCELGAMRFPPSSTALQHYIDLVGLETKAFPNPLAEATPSTVVDLKGESHYAETIDDLPQVYRDVAEAWNKCLDEGADFSDMNRAMRERDVPRIREIWAKLVEKLDNQTFYGFLCESEAFKSFRHREIFGQVGFGTGGWDTDFPNSILEILRVVYTEADDHHRGIVGGSQQLPLRLWEREPEKIVHWAYGTSLKALHENGEPRPAVTRLHRTAGNQITVTDANGDIRTFKAVIFTAQSWMLLSKIACDDSLFPIDHWTAIERTHYMESSKLFVPVDRPFWLDKAVDDRGNPTGRDVMSMTLTDRMTRGTYLLDDGPDKPAVICLSYTWCDDSLKWLPLSANERMEVMLKSLGEIYPKVDIRKHIIGNPVTVSWENEPYFMGAFKANLPGHYRYQRRLYTHFMQDRLPEDKRGIFLAGDDISWTAGWAEGAVQTALNAVWGVMHHFGGTTDAANPGPGDVYDEIAPVELPED from the coding sequence ATGACGTCCATGGTGCCCAACGCCGTCCAGCACGCCGACGAGCAGCAGCCGCCGATCACCATGTTCGGCCCGGACTTCCCGTACGCGTACGACGACTTCCTCGCCCACCCGGCGGGCCTCGGCCAGCTCCCCGCGACCGAGCACGGCACCGAGGTCGCGGTCATCGGCGGCGGTCTGTCCGGCATCGTGGCCGCCTACGAGCTGATGAAGATGGGCCTCAAGCCGGTCGTCTACGAGGCCGACCAGCTCGGCGGACGGCTGCGCACCGTCGGCTTCGAGGGCTGCGACGAGTCGCTCAACTGCGAGCTGGGCGCGATGCGCTTCCCGCCGTCCTCCACCGCCCTCCAGCACTACATCGACCTGGTCGGCCTGGAGACCAAGGCCTTCCCCAACCCCCTTGCCGAGGCGACGCCTTCGACCGTCGTCGACCTCAAGGGCGAGTCGCACTACGCCGAGACGATCGACGACCTGCCGCAGGTCTACCGTGACGTCGCCGAGGCCTGGAACAAGTGCCTCGACGAGGGCGCCGACTTCTCCGACATGAACCGCGCCATGCGCGAGCGGGACGTGCCGCGCATCCGCGAGATCTGGGCGAAGCTGGTCGAGAAGCTCGACAACCAGACCTTCTACGGCTTCCTCTGCGAGTCCGAGGCCTTCAAGTCCTTCCGGCACCGCGAGATCTTCGGCCAGGTCGGCTTCGGCACCGGCGGCTGGGACACCGACTTCCCCAACTCCATCCTGGAGATCCTGCGCGTCGTCTACACCGAGGCCGACGACCACCACCGCGGCATCGTCGGCGGCTCCCAGCAGCTGCCGCTGCGGCTGTGGGAGCGCGAGCCGGAGAAGATCGTGCACTGGGCCTACGGCACCTCGCTGAAGGCCCTGCACGAGAACGGCGAGCCGCGCCCGGCCGTGACCCGGCTGCACCGCACCGCGGGCAACCAGATCACGGTGACCGACGCGAACGGCGACATCCGTACCTTCAAGGCGGTCATCTTCACCGCCCAGTCCTGGATGCTGCTGTCCAAGATCGCCTGCGACGACTCGCTCTTCCCGATCGACCACTGGACCGCCATCGAGCGCACCCACTACATGGAGTCCTCGAAGCTGTTCGTGCCGGTGGACCGGCCGTTCTGGCTGGACAAGGCCGTCGACGACAGGGGAAATCCGACCGGCCGGGACGTCATGTCGATGACGCTCACCGACCGCATGACGCGCGGCACCTACCTGCTGGACGACGGTCCGGACAAGCCCGCCGTCATCTGCCTGTCCTACACCTGGTGCGACGACAGCCTGAAGTGGCTGCCGCTGTCCGCGAACGAGCGGATGGAGGTCATGCTGAAGTCGCTCGGCGAGATCTACCCCAAGGTCGACATCAGGAAGCACATCATCGGCAACCCGGTGACCGTCTCCTGGGAGAACGAGCCCTACTTCATGGGCGCGTTCAAGGCCAACCTGCCCGGTCACTACCGCTACCAGCGCCGCCTGTACACCCACTTCATGCAGGACCGGCTGCCCGAGGACAAGCGGGGCATCTTCCTGGCCGGCGACGACATCTCCTGGACGGCCGGCTGGGCCGAGGGTGCCGTCCAGACCGCGCTGAACGCGGTCTGGGGCGTCATGCACCACTTCGGCGGCACGACCGACGCGGCCAACCCGGGCCCGGGTGACGTCTACGACGAGATCGCGCCGGTCGAGCTCCCCGAGGACTAG
- a CDS encoding ROK family transcriptional regulator, which translates to MPASPSTARAINDRLALRLLQREGPLTAGQLKQLTGLSRPTVADLVERLTASGLITVVGEAGEQRRGPNARLHGIVADRAHLAALDVRTASVSVLVSDLLGRVLAEAAGPIGGDTGTGPALEQATALVERAVKDAGAEQPHTVGIGAPGLIDPATGELRDSAGLPAWHRRLVAALQERFPEARVSVENETNLAALAEQEEGVARDRDTFVLLWLGHSPGAAVVLDGSLRRGASGGTGEIGFLPVPGTPALPSATDCEGGYHSLVGSTAIAQLAAEHGLWDSAADLSEPGAVAGLVRGVVEAVGEDGAGGGADRVTSPTSPPSPQAEEAAARFLDALAERIALGVASVVAILDPGCVVLGGEVGKAGGGVLARWVEERIRRMSPLVTEVRASGLGGSAVLRGALLTARERAQDELFAPPER; encoded by the coding sequence ATGCCCGCATCACCGAGCACCGCCCGGGCCATCAACGACCGGCTCGCCCTGCGGCTGCTGCAGCGCGAAGGCCCGCTGACGGCAGGCCAGTTGAAACAGCTGACCGGACTGTCCCGGCCCACGGTGGCCGACCTCGTCGAACGCCTCACCGCGTCCGGCCTGATCACGGTCGTCGGGGAGGCGGGTGAGCAGCGCCGCGGCCCGAACGCCCGGCTGCACGGCATCGTCGCCGACCGGGCCCATCTGGCCGCGCTCGACGTCCGCACCGCGAGCGTCTCCGTACTGGTGTCCGACCTGCTCGGCCGGGTGCTCGCCGAGGCCGCCGGGCCGATCGGCGGGGACACCGGGACCGGGCCCGCCCTGGAACAGGCGACGGCGCTGGTGGAGCGGGCGGTCAAGGACGCCGGGGCCGAGCAACCGCACACCGTCGGGATCGGCGCGCCTGGCCTCATCGACCCCGCCACCGGGGAGCTCCGCGACTCGGCGGGCCTGCCCGCCTGGCACCGCCGACTGGTCGCCGCGCTCCAGGAACGCTTCCCCGAGGCCCGCGTCAGCGTCGAGAACGAGACCAACCTCGCCGCCCTGGCCGAGCAGGAGGAGGGCGTGGCCCGGGACCGGGACACCTTCGTCCTCCTCTGGCTGGGCCACAGCCCGGGCGCCGCCGTCGTCCTCGACGGCAGCCTCCGCCGCGGGGCCTCCGGCGGCACGGGCGAGATCGGCTTCCTACCGGTCCCGGGCACCCCCGCCCTGCCCTCCGCCACGGACTGCGAGGGCGGCTACCACTCCCTGGTCGGATCGACGGCCATCGCCCAGCTGGCGGCCGAGCACGGACTCTGGGACAGCGCTGCCGACCTGTCCGAGCCGGGCGCGGTGGCGGGGCTGGTGCGGGGGGTGGTGGAGGCGGTCGGGGAGGACGGCGCGGGCGGCGGCGCGGACCGCGTGACTTCGCCGACCTCACCACCCTCGCCACAGGCCGAGGAGGCCGCCGCTCGCTTTCTCGATGCCCTTGCCGAGCGGATCGCCCTCGGTGTGGCCTCCGTCGTCGCCATCCTGGACCCGGGGTGCGTGGTCCTCGGCGGGGAGGTCGGGAAGGCCGGGGGAGGAGTGCTCGCCAGGTGGGTGGAGGAGCGGATCCGTCGGATGTCGCCGCTGGTCACCGAGGTGCGGGCAAGCGGCCTGGGCGGCTCGGCCGTCCTGCGCGGCGCCCTGCTGACAGCGCGCGAGCGGGCCCAGGACGAGCTCTTCGCACCGCCGGAGCGGTAG
- a CDS encoding acyl-CoA thioesterase, translated as MTAEAPIAPALSYGRLIPVTVHFDDLDALGLLHNARYPLMVERAWTELCNEYGIRFDGDWEAAGDACNAVKELRIGYEAPVTRPGAYAVHLWLERLGSTGLTYGFRFCSTDGAVTYAHGTRVLVRLDAATLRPVPWSEGFRAAGRELLRPAD; from the coding sequence GTGACCGCCGAAGCCCCGATCGCCCCCGCCCTGTCGTACGGCCGGCTGATACCAGTCACCGTCCACTTCGACGACCTCGACGCGCTCGGACTGCTGCACAACGCCCGCTATCCGCTGATGGTCGAGCGCGCCTGGACCGAGCTGTGCAACGAGTACGGCATCCGCTTCGACGGCGACTGGGAGGCCGCCGGCGACGCCTGCAACGCGGTCAAGGAACTGCGGATCGGCTACGAGGCACCGGTGACCAGGCCCGGCGCCTACGCCGTGCACCTGTGGCTGGAGCGGCTCGGCAGCACCGGCCTGACCTACGGTTTCCGCTTCTGCTCGACCGACGGAGCGGTCACCTACGCCCACGGCACCCGGGTGCTGGTCCGGCTGGACGCGGCGACGCTGCGCCCGGTGCCGTGGAGCGAGGGCTTCAGGGCCGCGGGTCGGGAACTGCTGCGGCCCGCGGACTGA
- a CDS encoding glycoside hydrolase family 6 protein translates to MVAVASAVTAVGTATGMISALDDGHGSDRARPGITRTTSRAPLPAVPSAAAPSTPTVSPSVKREPTRPEPSPTRSERRARTPVLPHRLYRHPDSQALDWVRSHPDDPRAALIASRIADEPAAVWFTDHAPATIASRVRAVTSAAAARGRVPVLVPYAIPDRDCGGASQGGAPDLAAYDAWIDAFAQGLGSGEVVVVLEPDSIAQSDCLPAADRADRFASLARAGRVLKAADPGARVYYDAGHSGWNPADRQADLLRQAGAASPASSDGVFSNVSNFRTTADEIAYDRQVLDALGGPAGLGAVIDTSRNGNGAPADGEWCDPAGRRLGRAPTLNTGERRIDAYLWVKPPGESDGCAAEAGTFTPSYAYELAR, encoded by the coding sequence ATGGTGGCGGTGGCCTCGGCCGTGACCGCCGTCGGCACCGCGACGGGGATGATCTCGGCGCTCGACGACGGGCACGGCTCCGACCGGGCCCGGCCCGGGATCACGCGCACGACGAGCCGTGCGCCGTTGCCCGCGGTGCCGTCGGCAGCCGCGCCGAGCACTCCCACCGTTTCCCCGTCCGTGAAGAGGGAGCCTACGAGGCCCGAGCCGTCCCCGACCCGCAGCGAGCGCAGGGCACGGACCCCCGTCCTGCCCCACCGCCTCTACCGGCACCCGGACTCCCAGGCACTCGACTGGGTCCGGTCCCACCCCGACGACCCCCGTGCCGCGCTCATCGCGTCCCGTATCGCCGACGAGCCGGCCGCGGTGTGGTTCACCGACCACGCCCCGGCGACCATCGCCTCGCGGGTGCGCGCGGTGACCTCGGCAGCGGCGGCGCGGGGCCGGGTGCCGGTGCTCGTGCCGTACGCGATCCCGGACCGCGACTGCGGCGGCGCCTCCCAGGGCGGGGCGCCCGATCTCGCCGCGTACGACGCCTGGATCGACGCCTTCGCCCAGGGGCTGGGCTCCGGCGAGGTCGTCGTCGTCCTGGAGCCTGACTCGATCGCCCAGTCCGACTGCCTCCCGGCCGCGGACCGCGCCGACCGGTTCGCCTCGCTGGCCCGCGCGGGCCGGGTCCTGAAGGCCGCCGACCCCGGGGCGCGGGTCTACTACGACGCCGGCCACTCGGGCTGGAACCCGGCCGACCGGCAGGCGGACCTGCTGAGGCAGGCGGGCGCCGCGTCACCCGCCTCCTCCGACGGCGTCTTCAGCAATGTCTCCAACTTCCGCACCACGGCCGACGAGATCGCCTACGACCGGCAGGTCCTCGACGCGCTCGGCGGTCCCGCCGGACTCGGCGCGGTGATCGACACCAGCCGCAACGGCAACGGCGCCCCGGCGGACGGCGAGTGGTGCGACCCGGCAGGCCGCAGGCTCGGCCGCGCCCCCACCCTGAACACCGGTGAGCGGCGCATCGACGCCTATCTGTGGGTGAAGCCGCCGGGGGAGTCGGACGGCTGCGCGGCGGAGGCCGGGACGTTTACCCCGTCGTACGCCTACGAACTGGCGCGGTGA
- a CDS encoding SDR family oxidoreductase — MTTILVTGGTGTLGRLVVERLRAGGHEVRVLSRHTQPYAVDLREGGSGLDTAVAGVDTVVHCASSPKGDEAAARNLIAAARRAGVGHLVHISIVGIDRVPLGYYKSKLAVERLVEESGLGWTVLRATQFHDLPVQLFQALAKPPVMLLPAGISDQPIEVAEVADRLAELAAGAPAGRVADMGGPEVRTLDSLARAYLKATGRRRPVVSLPLPGRTARAFRGGGHLTPARAVGKGTFEEYLAARFGDGGGR; from the coding sequence ATGACCACGATCCTGGTGACCGGCGGCACCGGAACCCTCGGCCGGCTCGTCGTCGAGCGGCTGCGCGCCGGCGGGCACGAGGTGCGGGTGCTCAGCCGGCACACCCAGCCCTACGCCGTCGACCTGCGCGAAGGCGGGTCCGGCCTGGACACGGCCGTCGCGGGCGTGGACACCGTCGTGCACTGCGCGAGCTCGCCGAAGGGTGACGAGGCAGCGGCACGGAACCTGATCGCGGCGGCGCGCCGGGCGGGTGTCGGCCATCTCGTCCACATCTCGATCGTCGGCATCGACCGGGTGCCGCTCGGCTACTACAAGTCCAAGCTCGCCGTGGAGAGGCTGGTCGAGGAGTCGGGGCTCGGCTGGACGGTGCTGCGGGCGACCCAGTTCCACGATCTGCCGGTGCAGCTTTTCCAGGCACTGGCCAAGCCGCCCGTGATGCTGCTTCCGGCCGGGATCTCGGACCAGCCGATCGAGGTGGCCGAAGTGGCGGACCGACTGGCCGAGTTGGCGGCCGGGGCGCCCGCGGGACGGGTCGCGGACATGGGCGGACCGGAGGTACGGACGCTCGACTCCCTGGCCCGCGCCTACCTGAAGGCGACCGGTCGGCGCCGCCCGGTGGTGTCCCTCCCCCTGCCCGGCAGAACAGCCCGGGCCTTCCGCGGCGGCGGCCACCTCACACCCGCGCGGGCGGTGGGCAAGGGAACGTTCGAGGAGTACCTGGCGGCCCGGTTCGGGGACGGCGGCGGGAGGTGA
- a CDS encoding carbon-nitrogen hydrolase family protein: MRTALLQSSGRPGSTVENLKVLDEAAGRAAAAGAALLSTPEMFLTGYAIGDGIGRLAESADGDSADAIAELATRHGLAIAYGYPERDGDTVHNSVQLISADGTRLANYRKTHLFGCFERDHFTPGDQPVVQAELNGLTVGLMICYDVEFPENVRAHALAGTDLLVVPTAQMHPFQFVAESLVPVRAWENQMYVAYVNRVGAEGEFEFVGLSVLAGPDGVARTRAGRAEELVLADVDPAFLAASREANPYLGDRRPGLYGSLV; encoded by the coding sequence ATGCGCACCGCCCTGCTCCAGAGCTCCGGCCGCCCTGGCTCCACCGTCGAGAACCTCAAGGTCCTCGACGAGGCCGCGGGCCGTGCCGCCGCCGCGGGCGCCGCGCTGCTCTCCACGCCGGAGATGTTCCTCACCGGGTACGCGATCGGCGACGGCATCGGCCGCCTGGCCGAGTCCGCCGACGGCGACTCGGCCGACGCGATCGCCGAGCTCGCCACCCGGCACGGCCTGGCCATCGCCTACGGCTACCCGGAGCGCGACGGCGACACGGTCCACAACTCCGTCCAGCTGATCTCCGCGGACGGCACCCGCCTCGCGAACTACCGCAAGACCCACCTCTTCGGCTGCTTCGAGCGCGACCACTTCACCCCGGGCGACCAACCGGTCGTCCAGGCCGAGCTGAACGGCCTGACCGTCGGCCTGATGATCTGCTACGACGTCGAATTCCCGGAGAACGTCCGCGCCCACGCCCTGGCCGGCACCGACCTCCTCGTCGTGCCGACGGCGCAGATGCATCCGTTCCAGTTCGTCGCCGAGTCCCTCGTCCCGGTGCGGGCCTGGGAGAACCAGATGTATGTGGCGTACGTCAACCGGGTCGGCGCGGAGGGCGAGTTCGAGTTCGTCGGACTGTCCGTCCTCGCCGGTCCCGACGGAGTCGCCCGCACCCGGGCCGGCCGTGCCGAGGAGCTCGTCCTCGCAGACGTCGACCCCGCCTTCCTGGCCGCCTCCCGCGAGGCGAACCCGTATCTGGGGGACCGCCGCCCCGGCCTGTACGGGTCGCTCGTCTGA
- a CDS encoding DUF742 domain-containing protein, whose protein sequence is MSDDHWYEDETGSMVRPYTVTRGRTRPSERHTIDLMSRVTALEADTAQPGVDHARTALLDLVRRGPRPVVELAADADLPLTVVRVLLGDLAEAGLVRIDEPRRLPVSGPAADPELLQEIVERLREL, encoded by the coding sequence GTGAGCGACGACCACTGGTACGAGGACGAGACCGGGTCGATGGTGCGCCCCTACACCGTCACCCGGGGCCGCACCCGGCCCTCGGAGCGGCACACCATCGACCTGATGTCCCGGGTCACCGCCCTGGAGGCGGACACGGCACAGCCGGGCGTCGACCACGCCCGCACCGCCCTGCTCGACCTGGTGCGCCGCGGCCCGCGACCGGTCGTCGAGCTCGCCGCGGACGCCGACCTGCCCCTGACCGTCGTACGCGTGCTGCTCGGTGATCTCGCCGAGGCCGGGCTGGTGCGCATCGACGAGCCGCGCCGTCTGCCGGTCTCCGGCCCCGCGGCCGACCCGGAGCTGCTCCAGGAGATCGTCGAGCGACTGCGCGAGCTCTGA
- a CDS encoding alginate lyase family protein has protein sequence MSGRPRVALIMAAVAVFAAVSVPSASARAVPKAPDTAVLDGTRLQDARTRLDHGDPRLRAALEKLTARADAWLGQGPWTVVDKPRPAPGGDVHDYLSQAPYWWPTRTPTADNPWGCPYVQRDGQRNPEVDSGTDRQDVEKVFDSTYDLSLAWYYTGRREYAEKAGQVLRTWFLDPATRMNPSLNHAQFIPCKYDGRAIGIIDFSQSYTGVVDALAVLATGAPGWTAADRTGMARWNSDFLGWLKNSDFGRQEGAAGNNHGTFYDMQLAALAYATGDEALARRTVLDARARRIDPQIAADGSQPQELARTRSWHYSTFDLVAYTRLAAIGRHVGVNLWAYRGPDGQSLFKAVDYLLPAATGATGWPHPELEFHRYAASDVVHAAADAGDAAAKKAVPKLAAPPGGDLWPLRPAAEQLDSIAG, from the coding sequence ATGAGTGGAAGACCCCGTGTGGCCCTGATCATGGCCGCCGTGGCGGTTTTCGCGGCCGTGTCCGTCCCCTCCGCCTCCGCACGCGCGGTCCCGAAAGCCCCGGACACCGCCGTCCTCGACGGCACCCGGCTCCAGGACGCCCGGACCCGTCTGGACCACGGCGACCCCCGGCTGCGCGCCGCGCTGGAGAAGCTGACCGCCCGCGCCGACGCCTGGCTCGGACAGGGCCCCTGGACGGTGGTCGACAAACCCAGGCCCGCTCCCGGCGGTGACGTCCACGACTATCTGAGCCAGGCCCCCTACTGGTGGCCCACCCGCACGCCGACCGCCGACAACCCATGGGGCTGCCCGTACGTCCAGCGGGACGGGCAGCGCAATCCCGAGGTCGACAGCGGCACCGACCGCCAGGACGTCGAGAAGGTCTTCGACTCCACGTACGACCTCTCGCTCGCCTGGTACTACACGGGCAGGCGGGAGTACGCCGAGAAGGCCGGGCAGGTCCTGCGCACCTGGTTCCTCGACCCGGCGACCCGGATGAACCCCAGCCTGAACCACGCGCAGTTCATCCCTTGCAAGTACGACGGCAGGGCCATCGGCATCATCGACTTCTCGCAGTCGTACACCGGCGTCGTCGACGCGCTCGCCGTACTCGCCACCGGCGCCCCCGGCTGGACGGCCGCCGACCGCACCGGCATGGCGCGGTGGAACTCCGACTTCCTCGGCTGGCTGAAGAACAGCGACTTCGGCAGGCAGGAGGGCGCGGCCGGCAACAACCACGGCACCTTCTACGACATGCAGCTCGCCGCCCTCGCGTACGCGACCGGAGACGAGGCCCTCGCCCGGCGCACGGTGCTCGACGCGCGCGCCAGGCGCATCGATCCGCAGATCGCGGCCGACGGCAGCCAGCCGCAGGAACTGGCGCGCACCCGGAGCTGGCACTACTCCACCTTCGACCTGGTCGCGTACACCCGGCTCGCCGCCATCGGACGGCACGTGGGCGTGAACCTCTGGGCCTACCGGGGACCGGACGGCCAGAGCCTGTTCAAGGCCGTGGACTATCTGCTGCCCGCCGCCACCGGGGCCACCGGCTGGCCGCACCCCGAGCTGGAGTTCCACCGGTACGCGGCGAGCGACGTCGTCCACGCGGCCGCCGACGCGGGCGACGCGGCGGCGAAGAAGGCCGTCCCCAAGCTGGCGGCGCCGCCCGGCGGCGACCTCTGGCCGCTGCGGCCCGCCGCCGAGCAGCTGGACTCGATCGCGGGCTGA
- a CDS encoding DUF5995 family protein, with protein MPQLEHLTASVATVVARMRALDSALPERDGVAVFNRVYLAVTEEVERRLDAGQFTDPQAATALDVRFAERYLAAVDAVADDRRPPACWRPLFQLRRHPGVRPLQFALAGINAHIGHDLALAVVDSCRTLGCEPADLEDEFDRVGDLLVSLEERIREDLMPGPDLLQIADPLTHLLGSWSLERARAATWSAARALWALRRFEDVAEEFTERLDAAVGFAGRMLLTPLADRVDPIRPSPPRLTGTPL; from the coding sequence ATGCCGCAGTTGGAACACCTCACCGCTTCCGTCGCCACCGTCGTCGCCCGGATGCGCGCCCTGGACTCGGCCCTGCCCGAGCGGGACGGGGTCGCGGTGTTCAACCGCGTCTACCTGGCCGTCACCGAGGAGGTCGAACGGCGCCTGGACGCCGGGCAGTTCACGGACCCGCAGGCGGCGACCGCGCTGGACGTGCGGTTCGCGGAGCGGTATCTCGCCGCCGTCGACGCGGTGGCGGACGACCGCCGTCCGCCCGCCTGCTGGCGCCCGCTGTTCCAGCTCCGTCGCCATCCCGGCGTACGACCCCTGCAGTTCGCGCTCGCGGGCATCAACGCGCACATCGGCCACGACCTGGCGCTCGCCGTCGTGGACAGCTGTCGTACGCTCGGCTGCGAACCGGCCGATCTGGAGGACGAGTTCGACCGCGTGGGCGACCTCCTCGTGTCGTTGGAGGAGCGCATCCGCGAGGATCTGATGCCCGGCCCCGATCTGCTCCAGATCGCCGACCCGCTCACCCATCTGCTCGGCTCCTGGAGCCTGGAGCGCGCCCGGGCGGCCACCTGGTCGGCGGCGCGGGCCCTGTGGGCGCTGCGCCGGTTCGAGGACGTCGCCGAGGAGTTCACCGAGCGCCTCGACGCGGCCGTGGGCTTCGCGGGGCGCATGCTGCTGACCCCGCTCGCCGACCGAGTCGATCCGATCCGGCCATCCCCGCCACGCCTCACCGGAACTCCGCTGTGA